One stretch of Candidatus Bathyarchaeia archaeon DNA includes these proteins:
- a CDS encoding orotate phosphoribosyltransferase — MNAVAEKVAGALFRSGCIKFGEFKIKSGAISPYYIDMARLLASPKDLCIIAESAAEKIRPLLASEQINKLASIELKGALIVPSIACKLDLPCVIVRKEVKAYGVTGRTAGADVTEKDNILFFDDVVSEGLSKIEGVKPLQELGATVKHLLVVVNREQGGKENLEKRGFEVHALAKISEVVNALGKSGYITPAQAESVSAYIRR; from the coding sequence ATGAATGCAGTGGCAGAGAAAGTTGCGGGTGCCCTTTTCCGTTCAGGGTGCATAAAGTTTGGCGAATTCAAAATCAAGTCCGGAGCAATTAGCCCCTACTACATTGACATGGCACGCCTGCTGGCGTCACCCAAAGACCTCTGCATCATTGCGGAGTCTGCGGCAGAAAAAATCCGACCCCTCCTCGCCTCTGAGCAGATAAACAAGCTTGCCTCCATCGAGCTGAAGGGCGCGTTGATTGTACCCAGCATCGCCTGCAAACTGGACTTGCCTTGCGTCATCGTCCGAAAAGAAGTCAAAGCCTACGGCGTCACGGGCAGAACCGCAGGCGCCGACGTGACAGAAAAAGATAACATTCTGTTTTTCGACGACGTGGTCAGCGAGGGCTTGTCCAAAATCGAGGGTGTGAAGCCGCTGCAGGAGTTGGGTGCAACCGTGAAGCATCTGCTTGTGGTGGTGAACCGTGAGCAGGGCGGGAAAGAAAATTTGGAGAAGCGGGGTTTTGAGGTGCATGCGTTAGCGAAAATCTCTGAAGTTGTCAACGCACTGGGAAAATCCGGGTACATCACGCCAGCGCAGGCGGAGTCAGTTTCTGCCTACATTAGGCGATAG
- a CDS encoding MBL fold metallo-hydrolase — protein MQKIHTKQIGNNLFQVDLQTGGFRNLIASYVLKGEKTLIVETGPTSSIPNLLSGLKEIQVEPESVAYVALTHIHIDHGGGAGSLLQTLPNAKVIVHRKGVPHLQDPAKLWAASKQTLGQVAEMFGEPQPVPQDRIIVASESQTFDIGEGVTVQALETAGHAAHNLSFYEPISGGVFAGDSAGAYLAEFDTVVPTTPPPFRPDIALVSLDKLVSLDPKVLYYSHFGSASDAVRRLRDYQKQITRWLSIVQQELGQGKSEEDIRETVLKKDSTIREEVVLALKANPVHKKTLIENSLAGFVNFARKVQA, from the coding sequence ATGCAAAAAATTCACACAAAACAAATTGGGAACAACCTGTTCCAAGTAGACCTGCAGACGGGCGGGTTCAGAAACCTCATAGCAAGCTACGTTCTTAAAGGAGAAAAAACGCTCATAGTAGAAACTGGACCAACCTCGTCTATTCCCAATTTACTTTCTGGACTTAAAGAGATACAAGTGGAACCAGAATCTGTTGCGTATGTTGCGCTCACCCACATCCACATTGACCACGGAGGAGGCGCAGGCAGTCTACTGCAGACTTTGCCCAACGCCAAAGTCATCGTTCACCGCAAAGGCGTACCCCACCTTCAAGACCCCGCCAAACTTTGGGCAGCCTCCAAACAAACACTGGGTCAAGTAGCGGAGATGTTTGGCGAACCTCAACCTGTACCCCAAGACCGCATAATTGTGGCTTCTGAATCCCAAACCTTTGACATCGGAGAAGGCGTCACGGTGCAGGCGTTGGAGACGGCAGGTCATGCCGCTCATAACTTGAGCTTTTATGAACCTATAAGTGGAGGAGTTTTTGCTGGCGACTCTGCGGGGGCATATCTGGCGGAATTTGACACTGTGGTTCCAACTACGCCGCCGCCGTTTCGTCCTGACATCGCCTTGGTTTCGCTGGATAAACTTGTCAGCCTTGACCCCAAAGTTTTGTACTATAGCCATTTCGGAAGTGCTTCTGATGCGGTTAGGCGTCTGAGGGACTATCAGAAGCAGATAACGCGGTGGCTAAGCATTGTGCAGCAAGAACTGGGGCAGGGCAAGTCGGAGGAGGACATCAGGGAAACAGTACTGAAAAAGGACTCGACAATCCGAGAGGAAGTTGTTTTGGCGCTTAAGGCAAATCCGGTTCACAAAAAAACGCTCATTGAAAACAGCTTGGCAGGGTTTGTGAACTTTGCCAGAAAAGTGCAAGCTTGA
- a CDS encoding YncE family protein, producing the protein MNRQNFLAVIAILMLGVSFLTVELSVKRVDSNFFPTDLTITITSPENKTYTSPSLFFDLSSSALDPLWNDKTSWIGYSLDGQANQSTTHSFFQKIVAVSEGYHKLEVYAQTNYTDPNHGIVTLNAYSIVYFTIDTAFPNIHLNSPSNDTYNSNSVPLSFFIDKPASNFSYSLDSPTKQTIPGNVTLTDLAEGSHCITVYADTDTGKTGASKTVYFSIKNTSPSPTPTAVSTGVPLEVVAAIEMGPSPTGVVYDSGKGEIFVANGGGRVSVISEENNRIVVNISVGVNPTGMAYDSVHGRVFVSNTGDNTVSVISDSNYFVVATVPVLGLQPKGLAYDPVRDLLFVANYGSNTVSVISGFNNTVIATITVGDKPVGVAYDSGKDLIFVANSHSPAGDSGPGTVTVISCSKVVASNPETPTDVPVVETIAVQGRPTEIAYDSGRGEIFAGGLVISDENNSVVASLFAPHVSPHSVAYASGKGTVFFAVPGDGLNLTVWAVSDETHEVTATLNLGYRGGSSGMAYSPTTEVLYVARGWQPLGSPGVVFAISASSFHSVSPTPTPTASAPLVSASPSDSLPNLSPSVPELAPLALLVLMAAVSFAVIARGKRCKVASG; encoded by the coding sequence ATGAATCGCCAAAACTTCTTGGCAGTAATCGCAATCTTGATGCTTGGTGTGTCATTTTTAACTGTGGAGCTGTCTGTTAAGAGGGTAGACTCGAACTTTTTTCCCACAGACCTGACAATAACAATCACGTCTCCAGAAAACAAAACCTACACCTCCCCTTCACTTTTCTTCGACCTATCCTCCAGCGCTCTTGACCCCCTCTGGAATGACAAGACCTCGTGGATTGGCTACAGTTTGGATGGACAAGCAAACCAGTCAACCACCCACTCTTTTTTCCAGAAAATTGTGGCTGTTTCTGAGGGGTATCACAAGCTGGAAGTTTATGCCCAAACCAACTATACTGACCCCAATCATGGCATCGTGACTCTAAATGCGTACTCCATTGTCTACTTCACCATAGATACGGCTTTCCCAAATATCCACCTCAATTCACCCAGCAACGACACCTATAATTCAAACAGCGTACCGTTGAGCTTTTTTATAGATAAACCAGCGTCAAATTTCTCATACAGCCTAGACTCCCCGACAAAACAAACCATACCTGGCAACGTGACATTAACAGATTTAGCCGAGGGCTCGCATTGCATAACTGTTTACGCTGACACTGACACAGGAAAAACAGGCGCCTCAAAAACAGTATACTTTAGCATAAAAAACACGTCTCCGTCACCGACGCCGACGGCGGTTAGCACGGGTGTTCCGCTTGAAGTGGTTGCCGCGATTGAGATGGGGCCTTCTCCTACGGGTGTGGTTTATGATTCTGGCAAAGGCGAAATTTTTGTAGCCAACGGCGGCGGCAGGGTTTCAGTCATCTCCGAGGAAAACAACAGGATTGTAGTAAACATAAGCGTCGGAGTCAACCCTACGGGGATGGCTTACGATTCAGTTCACGGAAGAGTCTTCGTGTCCAACACAGGAGACAACACCGTCTCAGTCATATCCGACAGTAACTACTTTGTGGTTGCCACCGTGCCTGTATTAGGGTTACAACCCAAAGGCCTAGCCTACGACCCCGTCAGGGACTTGCTGTTTGTGGCAAATTATGGCTCCAACACAGTTTCAGTCATATCCGGCTTCAACAACACCGTGATTGCCACCATAACTGTAGGAGACAAACCGGTAGGTGTAGCCTACGATTCTGGCAAAGACCTAATTTTTGTCGCTAACTCTCATTCCCCTGCTGGCGACAGTGGTCCAGGCACAGTCACGGTTATCTCCTGTAGCAAGGTGGTTGCGTCTAATCCAGAAACGCCCACCGATGTCCCTGTGGTTGAAACCATAGCTGTTCAGGGGCGCCCCACAGAAATCGCGTACGATTCGGGGCGAGGTGAAATTTTTGCGGGTGGACTCGTTATATCAGACGAAAACAACAGCGTTGTTGCCTCCCTTTTTGCACCTCACGTCAGCCCACACAGTGTGGCTTATGCTTCTGGTAAGGGTACCGTTTTCTTTGCTGTACCTGGTGATGGGCTTAATCTTACGGTTTGGGCAGTGTCAGACGAAACCCACGAGGTCACTGCAACCTTAAACTTGGGTTATCGAGGGGGCTCCAGCGGAATGGCATACAGCCCTACAACGGAAGTGTTGTACGTAGCCCGAGGGTGGCAACCTTTAGGCTCTCCTGGTGTTGTGTTTGCGATATCGGCTTCTTCTTTTCACTCCGTGTCCCCTACCCCAACCCCAACGGCGTCTGCCCCGCTGGTCTCCGCTTCTCCGTCGGATTCGTTGCCAAATCTGTCGCCGTCGGTGCCTGAACTCGCGCCATTAGCCTTGTTAGTTTTGATGGCGGCAGTTAGCTTTGCCGTTATTGCCCGAGGTAAACGTTGCAAGGTGGCTTCAGGATGA
- a CDS encoding archease: MEKTDGKEGKFEFLEHTADAYIAAYGATMEEAMGNAALAMFEVMTDTQKISPATREEVEVEAEDEYALLYNWLEALLVKFEVEGKVFSKFDVHSIEQSNDGFKLKAAIYGENFNPQKHPQKVGVKAATYHQMEFIKEEEKVTLMFLLDI; encoded by the coding sequence TTGGAAAAAACAGACGGAAAAGAAGGCAAATTTGAGTTTCTGGAGCACACAGCAGACGCCTACATCGCCGCTTATGGAGCAACCATGGAGGAAGCCATGGGAAACGCTGCTCTTGCCATGTTTGAAGTCATGACTGACACACAAAAAATCAGCCCCGCAACAAGAGAGGAAGTTGAAGTTGAAGCAGAAGACGAATACGCTCTGCTCTACAACTGGTTGGAAGCATTGCTGGTAAAATTTGAAGTAGAAGGCAAGGTTTTTTCAAAATTCGATGTCCACAGCATTGAGCAGAGCAACGACGGATTCAAGCTTAAAGCCGCAATTTACGGAGAAAACTTTAACCCCCAAAAGCACCCGCAGAAAGTCGGCGTCAAAGCGGCAACTTACCATCAGATGGAGTTCATTAAGGAAGAAGAAAAAGTTACGTTGATGTTTTTGCTGGATATTTAG
- a CDS encoding AAA family ATPase: MKETFAEYVKFHLDPNTLLITCGLPASGKTVVAQDIAKIKGYTVLRSDLIRLEVLKNQDIMDTKVAGDMNKRLSVYDELFRRADTLAKKHESGIILDATFVTQELRRRAAEIAAKNNLNFVIMHTTCSQEISLCRIGKRTAEKYESNALTEEAYLANKNTFEPVDLDDLKNLYHLLQVTHVLVDTCCDKKDQWVIIRVDKR; this comes from the coding sequence TTGAAGGAAACTTTCGCTGAATACGTCAAATTCCACCTTGACCCAAACACGTTACTTATCACATGCGGTTTGCCTGCAAGCGGCAAAACCGTAGTCGCTCAGGATATCGCCAAAATCAAGGGTTACACTGTTCTGCGTAGTGACCTGATTAGGTTGGAAGTTCTAAAAAACCAAGACATAATGGACACCAAAGTCGCAGGCGACATGAACAAACGACTATCCGTCTACGATGAACTTTTCCGACGCGCTGATACACTTGCCAAAAAACATGAGAGCGGAATCATTTTGGACGCCACGTTTGTGACACAGGAGCTACGGCGGCGAGCAGCGGAGATTGCAGCAAAAAACAATTTGAACTTCGTCATCATGCACACCACCTGTTCGCAAGAGATTTCTCTTTGCCGGATTGGAAAACGAACTGCAGAAAAATATGAATCCAACGCCCTCACTGAAGAGGCTTATCTCGCCAACAAGAACACGTTTGAACCCGTAGATTTGGATGACCTGAAAAACCTGTACCACCTGCTGCAGGTAACGCATGTGCTGGTTGATACTTGCTGCGACAAAAAAGACCAATGGGTCATCATCAGGGTAGATAAACGATAA
- a CDS encoding PHP domain-containing protein, with amino-acid sequence MIIDLHVHSKCSDGKFSVNEIMAEAKRLGIGFLSITDHDSIACQAHAVNAAKNVGIRYMCGVELNVTFSHPKFREGKSVSLDFLGYNCDLNDEALTGKLALMAKYRQERASKILKNLNDEFEKEGTAKLTEGDFAEIEASVDGVLGRPHIADYLVTKRVVQSRQEAFDKYLVKCDVPKYPLYLEDASKLVRDAGGRLVLAHPNDPHGTSLTALTKQLPEQTAIIADSLLPFLDGVECWHSRNEPSTTKHYVEFAKAHGLLMTGGSDCHQEPLVMGTVQIPDWVATQFPE; translated from the coding sequence ATGATAATTGACTTGCATGTTCACTCCAAATGTTCCGACGGCAAATTCAGCGTAAACGAAATCATGGCTGAAGCCAAACGACTGGGCATCGGGTTTTTGTCGATTACAGACCACGACTCGATTGCCTGCCAAGCCCACGCCGTAAACGCCGCCAAAAACGTTGGCATCCGCTACATGTGTGGCGTCGAGTTAAACGTGACGTTTTCGCATCCCAAATTCCGCGAAGGCAAATCCGTTTCACTGGACTTCTTAGGCTACAACTGTGACCTCAACGACGAAGCCTTAACGGGCAAGCTGGCTTTGATGGCTAAGTATCGGCAGGAACGCGCCTCCAAAATCCTGAAAAACCTAAATGATGAATTCGAAAAAGAAGGCACCGCGAAGCTAACTGAGGGGGATTTTGCGGAGATTGAGGCTTCGGTTGACGGCGTTTTGGGGCGGCCTCATATTGCCGATTATTTAGTGACAAAGCGGGTTGTTCAGTCTCGGCAGGAAGCCTTCGATAAGTACCTTGTGAAGTGCGATGTTCCCAAGTACCCTTTGTATCTTGAGGATGCTTCCAAGTTGGTGCGGGATGCTGGTGGCAGGCTGGTTTTGGCACACCCCAACGACCCCCATGGCACTTCACTGACGGCTTTGACCAAGCAGCTGCCTGAACAGACCGCCATAATCGCCGACTCACTGCTGCCCTTCCTTGATGGCGTGGAGTGCTGGCACTCTCGAAACGAACCCTCTACAACAAAACACTACGTCGAATTTGCTAAGGCGCATGGTTTATTGATGACGGGGGGAAGTGACTGCCACCAAGAACCCCTAGTCATGGGGACGGTTCAGATTCCTGATTGGGTTGCTACTCAATTCCCTGAGTAA
- a CDS encoding Ig-like domain-containing protein, whose product MSKKAFIAAITTSLILISILAGMQDILTVEETRANFMGPPLPPEVTIFSPIQLGKYNTSDVPFDVKVELFDWTFIDVEQLKWLNYSLDKQEAVPIQTETYTKGPVSPSCLVTGNGTLWSLSEGNHSLRIQGETTFDKKFNASVTFLVETAKPTTNIAPTAKPSKLPTPSPTQSLMELPYAAGNFYPLPNSTNVSLNTTISISFSRRPSICNMSISPNIAIKERVFRAEGIDATFIFYLSEQLQPKTTYTVTATYGQETAPEGSKPTTTRTWHFTTETNSPMQQPTATPSPSPTIPEFPTTIIVSFLIVALIATATLHRAKLSSNQNKKEKH is encoded by the coding sequence ATGAGCAAAAAGGCATTCATAGCAGCAATCACAACCTCACTCATTCTCATCTCAATACTAGCAGGAATGCAAGACATACTAACTGTTGAGGAAACTAGAGCTAATTTTATGGGTCCGCCTCTTCCACCTGAGGTAACAATTTTTTCTCCGATTCAATTGGGCAAATATAACACAAGCGATGTTCCTTTTGATGTTAAAGTTGAGTTATTCGATTGGACCTTCATAGATGTGGAACAGCTCAAGTGGCTAAATTATAGCTTAGACAAACAAGAAGCAGTACCAATACAGACTGAAACATACACGAAGGGTCCGGTAAGTCCAAGTTGTCTTGTAACTGGAAATGGCACACTATGGAGCTTATCTGAGGGGAATCACAGTTTACGTATCCAGGGAGAAACAACATTCGACAAAAAATTTAACGCTTCAGTCACATTCTTAGTAGAAACAGCAAAGCCAACTACAAATATAGCTCCAACAGCTAAACCGTCTAAACTACCTACTCCTAGTCCCACTCAAAGCCTAATGGAATTGCCCTATGCTGCAGGAAACTTTTACCCATTGCCTAACTCTACAAATGTTTCTCTTAACACAACAATTTCTATTTCATTTAGTAGACGCCCCTCAATTTGTAACATGTCCATATCACCAAATATAGCCATAAAGGAGAGAGTTTTCAGAGCGGAAGGCATTGATGCAACATTCATTTTTTATTTATCTGAACAACTACAGCCAAAAACAACATACACTGTAACAGCGACTTATGGACAAGAAACTGCTCCAGAAGGCTCTAAACCAACAACCACTAGAACCTGGCACTTCACAACAGAAACTAATTCACCGATGCAACAACCAACAGCAACACCTAGTCCTTCGCCTACAATCCCCGAGTTCCCCACTACAATAATTGTATCTTTTTTAATTGTAGCATTAATCGCTACAGCGACGTTACACAGGGCGAAACTAAGCTCAAACCAAAATAAAAAAGAGAAGCATTGA
- a CDS encoding RtcB family protein: MGADSSRSHTKIPVEKIDAYTWRIPKYKEGMQVPGLVFANDALMEKMKTDRTLEQCANVAHLPGIYKNAITLPDGHEGYGFPIGGVAATDYEEGVISPGGVGYDINCGVRLLSTNLTEQDVRPKLVELAGTIFDNVPSGLGSRRKDFSVSSRDLDQLVTEGVQWLINKGLGWTEDTQHCEEQGQMQNANPDKVSSTAKSRGLSQMGTLGSGNHFLEIQKVDKIYNPQTAKAFGINEEGQVTVMIHCGSRGYGHQVCSDYLRVMEHAVQKYHITLPDRELACAPGNSKEATDYVQTMACAVNYAFCNRQAIMHWVRQSFQQVYKQDPEKFGLKLVYDVAHNIAKAENHKINDKGKTKKVWVHRKGATRAFPAGREEIPQDYRTYGQPVLIPGSMGTSSWVLVGTEKALDLSFGSTAHGAGRMMSRAAAKRKFWGGDIKTSLEKRGIVVRSASAMVLAEEADPAYKNVDVVAEVSDGAGIATKVARMIPLAVVKG, translated from the coding sequence ATGGGCGCAGATTCAAGTCGGTCACACACCAAAATCCCCGTGGAAAAAATTGACGCCTACACATGGCGTATCCCCAAATACAAAGAAGGCATGCAAGTTCCAGGCTTAGTTTTCGCCAACGACGCCCTCATGGAAAAAATGAAGACCGACCGCACTTTAGAACAGTGTGCTAACGTCGCCCACCTCCCAGGCATCTATAAAAACGCAATCACCCTTCCCGACGGCCACGAAGGCTACGGGTTCCCCATAGGCGGCGTGGCTGCAACCGACTACGAAGAAGGCGTCATAAGCCCCGGCGGCGTAGGCTACGACATAAACTGCGGCGTCCGCTTACTGAGCACCAACCTAACCGAACAAGACGTCCGCCCCAAACTGGTGGAGTTAGCAGGCACAATATTTGACAATGTTCCCTCTGGGCTGGGAAGTCGCCGAAAGGATTTCAGCGTTAGCTCCCGCGACTTAGACCAACTCGTCACCGAAGGCGTTCAGTGGCTCATAAACAAGGGCTTGGGTTGGACCGAAGATACCCAACACTGTGAAGAGCAGGGACAAATGCAAAACGCCAACCCTGACAAAGTCTCCTCCACAGCGAAAAGCCGAGGACTAAGCCAAATGGGCACCTTGGGCTCAGGCAACCACTTTCTAGAAATCCAAAAAGTCGACAAAATCTACAACCCCCAAACCGCCAAAGCGTTTGGCATCAACGAAGAAGGACAAGTTACCGTTATGATTCACTGCGGTAGCCGAGGCTACGGGCATCAGGTCTGCAGCGACTACCTACGCGTCATGGAACACGCCGTGCAGAAGTATCACATAACATTGCCTGACCGAGAACTTGCCTGTGCGCCAGGCAACAGCAAAGAAGCAACCGATTACGTGCAAACGATGGCTTGCGCCGTAAACTACGCCTTCTGTAACCGCCAAGCAATCATGCATTGGGTACGGCAAAGTTTTCAACAAGTCTACAAACAAGACCCCGAAAAGTTCGGACTAAAACTCGTCTACGACGTAGCCCACAACATCGCCAAAGCTGAAAACCACAAAATAAACGACAAAGGCAAAACCAAGAAGGTCTGGGTTCACCGCAAAGGCGCCACCCGAGCCTTCCCCGCGGGGCGCGAAGAAATCCCCCAAGACTACCGCACCTACGGCCAACCAGTGCTTATCCCAGGCAGCATGGGCACCAGCTCGTGGGTGCTTGTTGGCACGGAGAAAGCTTTGGATTTGAGTTTTGGCAGCACCGCCCACGGCGCAGGAAGAATGATGAGCAGAGCAGCAGCGAAGCGAAAGTTCTGGGGCGGCGACATCAAAACGAGTTTGGAGAAACGCGGCATCGTCGTGCGTAGTGCAAGCGCGATGGTTCTGGCTGAAGAAGCTGACCCCGCCTACAAGAACGTAGATGTCGTCGCAGAAGTTAGCGACGGGGCAGGCATCGCAACCAAAGTGGCACGGATGATTCCCCTAGCCGTAGTCAAAGGATAG
- a CDS encoding M42 family metallopeptidase translates to MSLVENLEKLSNACGVAGRENEVRNLMIDLLKPYTDQVTVDRMENVIAIKKGKTDAPKIMLAAHMDEVGLLVKNITKDGFLKFTKMGGIDDRILLGQKVKVLTEKGTLPAVVGSKPPHIQKEEERKKIVPYDEMFLDIGAQNRDDAKAMGVRVGDPVAFDVQFEKLGNDNAMGKAFDNRAGCAVMVEALKQITELECTVYAVGTIQEEVGLRGVATAAFGVDPDAGLALDVTIAGDTPGVREFDTSVKMGKGPALTVTDSGLIVHPKILRWLIDTATANNISYQLETGLMGTTDAARIALTRQGVPSGTISVPARYIHSPVGIVNLADVENCAKLTAAAVQKIQEQF, encoded by the coding sequence ATGTCGCTTGTTGAGAATTTAGAAAAGCTTTCCAACGCCTGCGGTGTCGCGGGCAGAGAAAATGAAGTCAGAAACCTCATGATTGACCTGCTTAAGCCCTACACAGACCAAGTCACTGTGGACCGCATGGAGAACGTCATCGCCATAAAAAAAGGCAAAACAGACGCGCCCAAAATCATGCTTGCCGCCCACATGGACGAGGTCGGGTTACTGGTAAAAAACATAACCAAGGATGGCTTTCTCAAATTCACTAAGATGGGAGGCATAGACGACCGCATTCTTCTGGGGCAAAAAGTCAAAGTCCTCACCGAAAAAGGAACCCTACCCGCTGTAGTTGGCTCTAAACCGCCACACATCCAAAAAGAGGAGGAACGCAAAAAAATCGTGCCCTACGACGAAATGTTTCTTGACATAGGCGCCCAGAACCGCGACGACGCCAAAGCCATGGGTGTTAGGGTAGGCGACCCCGTGGCCTTTGATGTGCAGTTTGAAAAGTTAGGCAACGATAACGCGATGGGAAAGGCATTTGACAACAGGGCGGGCTGTGCGGTCATGGTGGAAGCCCTCAAACAGATAACCGAATTAGAATGCACTGTTTACGCGGTGGGCACCATTCAGGAAGAAGTAGGGTTGAGGGGCGTAGCTACAGCCGCGTTCGGCGTTGACCCTGACGCAGGCTTAGCTTTAGACGTGACCATCGCGGGCGACACGCCGGGGGTGAGAGAATTTGACACCTCCGTGAAAATGGGCAAAGGACCCGCCTTGACCGTAACGGATTCAGGCTTGATTGTTCACCCCAAAATTCTGCGTTGGCTCATCGACACCGCAACCGCAAACAACATCAGCTACCAACTTGAAACGGGGCTTATGGGCACCACCGACGCCGCCCGCATCGCGTTAACCCGACAAGGAGTACCAAGCGGAACCATATCCGTTCCCGCACGCTACATCCACAGTCCCGTTGGCATAGTCAACCTCGCGGACGTAGAAAACTGTGCAAAACTGACCGCAGCTGCAGTACAAAAAATCCAAGAACAATTCTAA
- a CDS encoding methylene-tetrahydromethanopterin dehydrogenase N-terminal domain-containing protein, whose translation MAQPSFKTVFVFLDTDKYCSPFDMLVAIDAFPDSMIFKYENVNDQEAPKIVYDLLFPRGPMGAAHTKIFINGSNFDMVEKVVEATQKCMASAPWGNSIIVDPRGGYSTAAAAVAKTLGASLEKGFGTLEGKNVTVLAGTGPVGQTAARIYAAEKANVTITSRTMAKGQAVAEKINKEAGAERVKVIEVSKPEQTAEAVKDAEIILAAGAGGIQLLSAADLKSATKCKIVADINAIKPLGVEGLGSNDDSKEIAAGVFGIGALAIGKLKIKIETNMIKRATEAASGLFDYSIAYDIGKAQILKKLEKDKAAKQ comes from the coding sequence ATGGCACAACCAAGTTTCAAAACAGTTTTCGTTTTCCTAGACACAGACAAATACTGCAGCCCCTTTGACATGCTCGTCGCCATCGACGCTTTTCCCGACTCCATGATTTTCAAGTACGAAAACGTCAATGACCAAGAAGCACCAAAAATCGTCTACGACCTGCTTTTCCCCCGTGGACCCATGGGTGCGGCACACACAAAAATCTTCATCAACGGCAGCAACTTTGACATGGTGGAAAAAGTTGTTGAAGCCACCCAGAAATGCATGGCTTCCGCGCCGTGGGGCAACAGCATCATCGTAGACCCCCGAGGCGGCTACTCAACCGCCGCTGCAGCCGTAGCAAAAACCCTTGGCGCATCCCTCGAGAAAGGGTTTGGTACGCTGGAAGGCAAAAACGTCACCGTCCTCGCAGGCACAGGCCCTGTCGGACAAACCGCAGCCCGAATCTACGCCGCCGAGAAAGCCAACGTAACAATCACTTCTCGCACGATGGCGAAAGGTCAAGCGGTCGCGGAAAAAATCAACAAAGAAGCAGGCGCGGAACGTGTCAAAGTAATCGAAGTTAGCAAACCTGAGCAGACAGCTGAGGCAGTGAAGGACGCCGAAATTATTCTGGCGGCAGGTGCCGGAGGTATCCAGCTGCTTAGCGCCGCTGACCTCAAGAGCGCAACAAAATGCAAGATAGTTGCTGACATTAACGCGATTAAGCCTTTGGGCGTTGAAGGCTTAGGCTCAAACGACGACAGCAAAGAGATTGCTGCTGGCGTGTTTGGTATTGGTGCACTTGCCATTGGTAAGCTTAAAATCAAAATCGAAACCAACATGATTAAACGCGCCACTGAAGCCGCATCGGGACTGTTTGACTACTCCATCGCCTACGACATCGGCAAAGCCCAGATTCTTAAAAAGCTCGAGAAAGACAAAGCCGCCAAACAGTAA
- a CDS encoding adenylate kinase family protein, with protein sequence MQKMNAIIFGAPGSGKGTYSARLRDRLGIEVISMGDIFRGMMQENSILGRIIKRYVEAGLLVPDPIVIEVLADRISNMQQGSGFILDGFPRTLAQAEVLEKTAKIDVVIELAVPDWIIIERLSSRRICKNCGAAYNLRFMKPKVEGVCDRCGGQLYQRSDDNPAVIKMRLELYECETSPILRFYQTSNVPVIKHTTDVLEAPPEKVVDYIVSELKKLKLA encoded by the coding sequence ATGCAAAAAATGAATGCAATCATTTTCGGCGCCCCCGGCTCTGGAAAAGGAACATACTCCGCAAGACTTCGAGACCGACTTGGGATCGAAGTGATTTCAATGGGCGACATCTTTCGGGGTATGATGCAGGAAAACAGCATTCTCGGCAGGATAATCAAACGTTACGTTGAGGCAGGGCTTTTGGTGCCTGACCCCATCGTTATAGAGGTGCTGGCAGACCGTATCTCAAACATGCAACAAGGAAGCGGCTTTATTTTAGATGGGTTTCCTCGTACCTTGGCGCAGGCAGAAGTTCTGGAGAAAACTGCTAAAATTGATGTTGTTATTGAATTGGCTGTGCCTGACTGGATAATTATCGAACGGTTGTCCTCGCGTCGGATATGCAAAAACTGCGGTGCCGCCTATAACCTGCGTTTCATGAAGCCAAAAGTGGAAGGGGTCTGTGACCGATGCGGTGGCCAACTGTATCAGCGGTCCGATGATAACCCCGCAGTGATTAAAATGCGGCTTGAGCTTTATGAATGTGAAACCAGCCCAATACTGAGGTTCTACCAAACTTCCAATGTTCCTGTAATAAAACACACAACAGACGTTTTAGAGGCACCGCCAGAAAAAGTGGTTGACTACATCGTAAGCGAACTCAAAAAACTCAAGCTTGCCTAA